One Hugenholtzia roseola DSM 9546 genomic window carries:
- a CDS encoding CAP domain-containing protein translates to MGTPLFNLLFTALLLFGATLPALKAQKNYYDGSISGRNFRQNPLFQQKIGDKVDYRRLNACLFFATNEQRLKNGLTEVPHLLSMEIAAWHHSRNMVEKGFFSHYNPVEKERKSPTDRARLAGLKNPSPAENIAYYGLGGTHHTMTETYLEVALNLVQQWMDSRGHRENILSKQNLYMGMAVYIDIKPYLDSDNRPTNGFYVKFYGTQMFQWFHQPEEDFTTATDKLSAFDGQRPIIVQKIEQVAVSEEKIQNHTTKIATKDDKTVVSLYSLPNYRGEKSVIAVGKHYLSNLSIGRSLASAQIPTGYRLIAFHDEACQTPIFSLQGDTEFVGWKNFHKAAAIIIEPLKK, encoded by the coding sequence ATGGGAACGCCTCTTTTCAACCTACTTTTTACTGCCCTGTTGCTTTTTGGGGCAACGCTGCCTGCTTTGAAGGCGCAAAAAAATTATTACGACGGTAGTATTTCGGGGCGCAATTTTCGCCAAAATCCACTTTTTCAGCAAAAAATAGGCGATAAAGTAGATTATCGCCGCCTCAATGCCTGCCTTTTTTTCGCTACCAACGAACAACGCCTTAAAAATGGGCTAACAGAAGTGCCGCATTTACTTAGCATGGAAATTGCCGCTTGGCATCATTCGCGTAATATGGTAGAAAAGGGTTTCTTTTCACACTACAATCCCGTAGAAAAAGAACGGAAAAGCCCTACGGATAGGGCAAGATTGGCAGGTCTGAAAAACCCTTCGCCTGCCGAAAACATTGCGTATTACGGTTTGGGTGGGACACATCATACCATGACGGAAACTTATTTGGAAGTGGCTCTCAATTTGGTGCAGCAGTGGATGGATTCGAGAGGGCATAGGGAAAATATCCTATCAAAACAAAATCTCTACATGGGCATGGCGGTTTATATAGACATAAAACCGTACTTAGATTCGGATAACCGCCCCACAAATGGATTTTATGTTAAATTTTACGGAACACAAATGTTTCAATGGTTTCATCAGCCCGAAGAAGATTTTACCACTGCCACCGACAAACTCTCTGCCTTTGACGGACAAAGACCGATTATTGTGCAAAAAATAGAGCAAGTAGCTGTTTCAGAAGAAAAAATACAAAATCATACCACCAAAATTGCAACAAAAGACGATAAAACAGTTGTTTCTTTATATAGTCTTCCTAATTACAGAGGTGAAAAAAGTGTCATTGCCGTAGGCAAACATTATTTATCAAATTTATCTATTGGGCGCAGCCTTGCCTCCGCCCAAATTCCGACAGGGTATCGCCTAATCGCCTTCCACGACGAAGCCTGCCAAACGCCTATTTTTTCTTTGCAAGGCGATACGGAATTTGTGGGTTGGAAAAATTTTCACAAAGCGGCTGCCATTATCATCGAACCCCTCAAAAAATAG